In Pengzhenrongella sicca, a single genomic region encodes these proteins:
- a CDS encoding TadE family protein, with the protein MRSAAESRRQRPGGGGGERSGGERSGDERGGGERGDVKRGDVGSAIVDFALVGALLTLVFAALVQLTLAQHVRNTLIDCAAQGARYAALADRTPADGAARTRALIDLSLAPGYADDVAAVETIVDGLAVVEVRVAAPLPVAGLLGPAGRLTVTGHALVEHP; encoded by the coding sequence GTGAGATCGGCGGCTGAGTCGCGCCGTCAGCGTCCGGGCGGCGGCGGCGGCGAGCGCAGCGGCGGCGAACGCAGTGGCGACGAGCGCGGCGGCGGCGAGCGCGGCGACGTCAAGCGCGGCGACGTCGGGTCGGCGATCGTCGACTTCGCGCTCGTCGGCGCGCTCCTGACCCTCGTGTTCGCGGCCCTCGTTCAGCTCACGCTCGCCCAGCACGTGCGCAACACCCTCATCGACTGCGCCGCGCAGGGGGCGCGCTACGCGGCCCTCGCCGATCGCACCCCCGCCGACGGTGCCGCGCGGACCCGCGCGCTCATCGACCTGTCGCTCGCCCCCGGGTATGCCGACGACGTCGCGGCCGTCGAGACAATCGTCGACGGGCTCGCGGTGGTCGAGGTGCGGGTGGCCGCGCCCCTGCCGGTCGCGGGCCTGCTGGGCCCCGCGGGACGGCTGACCGTGACCGGACACGCGCTGGTGGAGCACCCGTGA
- the ftsE gene encoding cell division ATP-binding protein FtsE, producing MIRFENVTKVYARGARPALDQVSVEVERGEFVFLVGASGSGKSTFLELVMREERPTGGRVYVAGRDLATLSTWKVPHLRRQIGAVFQDIRLLPNKSVFENVAFALQVIGKPRHHIMTTVPDVLDMVGLAGKEKRRPHELSGGEQQRVAIARAFVNRPSILLADEPTGNLDPTTSLGIMRLLDRINRTGTTVVMATHDDEIVDQMRKRVIELSAGEMVRDQSRGVYGSAR from the coding sequence GTGATCCGCTTCGAGAACGTCACCAAGGTCTACGCGCGCGGCGCGCGGCCCGCGCTCGACCAGGTTTCCGTCGAGGTCGAGCGGGGCGAGTTCGTCTTCCTCGTCGGTGCGTCCGGGTCCGGCAAGTCCACCTTCCTCGAGCTCGTCATGCGCGAGGAGCGCCCCACGGGCGGCCGCGTGTACGTCGCGGGTCGTGACCTCGCGACGCTGTCGACGTGGAAGGTGCCGCACCTGCGCCGCCAGATCGGCGCGGTGTTCCAGGACATCCGCCTGCTGCCGAACAAGTCCGTGTTCGAGAACGTGGCGTTCGCGCTGCAGGTGATCGGCAAGCCGCGGCACCACATCATGACGACGGTGCCGGACGTGCTCGACATGGTCGGGCTCGCGGGCAAGGAGAAGCGCCGACCGCACGAGCTGTCCGGCGGCGAGCAGCAGCGGGTCGCGATCGCCCGCGCGTTCGTCAACCGCCCCTCGATCCTGCTCGCGGACGAGCCGACCGGAAACCTCGACCCGACCACCTCCCTTGGCATCATGCGGCTGCTGGACCGGATCAACCGGACCGGCACGACCGTGGTGATGGCGACCCACGACGACGAGATCGTCGACCAGATGCGCAAACGCGTGATCGAGCTGTCCGCCGGCGAGATGGTCCGTGACCAGTCTCGTGGCGTGTACGGCTCGGCGCGCTGA
- the prfB gene encoding peptide chain release factor 2, whose protein sequence is MAATDFAAEIRTLRNTLHSIQAVSDPAAMRVKIADLSEQASAPDLWDDPDEGQAVTSALSHTQSELDRLEKFGSRIDDLETLIEMATEDVTSDRDDVAATLGEAEAELASIRTDLGELEVRTLLSGEYDIRDAVVTIRSGAGGIDAADFAEMLMRMYLRWAERHGYPTVVLDTSYAEEAGLKSATFEVKAPYAFGNLSVEAGTHRLVRISPFDNQGRRQTSFAAVEVIPLIEGTDSVEIPDNEIRVDVFRSSGPGGQSVNTTDSAVRMTHIPTGIVVSMQNEKSQIQNRAAALRVLQSRLLLQRQAEESAAKKAMAGDIKASWGDQMRSYVLHPYQMVKDLRTEHEVGNTSGVFDGEIDDFIEAGIRWRRGQEQEAGL, encoded by the coding sequence GTGGCAGCCACCGATTTCGCGGCCGAGATCCGCACCCTTCGCAACACCCTCCATTCGATCCAGGCCGTGAGCGACCCGGCCGCGATGCGGGTGAAGATCGCCGACCTGTCTGAGCAGGCCTCGGCGCCCGACCTGTGGGACGACCCCGACGAGGGCCAGGCCGTCACGTCCGCGCTCTCGCACACCCAGAGCGAGCTCGACCGCCTCGAGAAGTTCGGGTCCCGCATCGACGATCTCGAGACTCTCATCGAGATGGCGACCGAGGACGTCACGTCCGACCGCGACGACGTCGCCGCGACGCTCGGGGAGGCGGAGGCCGAGCTCGCCTCGATCCGCACGGACCTCGGCGAGCTCGAGGTCCGCACGCTGCTCAGCGGCGAGTACGACATCCGCGACGCCGTCGTCACCATCCGCTCCGGCGCGGGCGGCATCGACGCGGCCGACTTCGCCGAGATGCTCATGCGCATGTACTTGCGCTGGGCCGAGCGGCACGGCTACCCGACGGTCGTGCTCGACACGTCCTACGCGGAGGAGGCGGGCCTGAAGTCCGCGACCTTCGAGGTCAAGGCGCCGTACGCGTTCGGCAACCTGTCCGTCGAGGCGGGCACGCACCGCCTGGTGCGCATCTCCCCGTTCGACAACCAGGGCCGGCGCCAGACGTCGTTCGCGGCGGTCGAGGTCATCCCGCTGATCGAGGGCACCGACAGCGTCGAGATCCCCGACAACGAGATCAGGGTCGACGTGTTCCGCTCGTCCGGCCCGGGCGGGCAGTCCGTCAACACGACCGACTCGGCCGTGCGGATGACGCACATCCCGACCGGCATCGTCGTGTCGATGCAGAACGAGAAGTCGCAGATCCAGAACCGCGCCGCGGCGCTGCGCGTGCTCCAGTCCCGGCTGCTGCTGCAGCGCCAGGCCGAGGAGAGCGCCGCCAAGAAGGCGATGGCGGGGGACATCAAGGCGAGCTGGGGCGACCAGATGCGCTCGTACGTGCTGCACCCGTACCAGATGGTCAAGGACCTGCGCACGGAGCACGAGGTCGGGAACACGTCGGGCGTGTTCGACGGGGAGATCGACGACTTCATCGAGGCCGGCATCCGGTGGCGGCGCGGGCAGGAGCAGGAGGCCGGGCTCTAG
- a CDS encoding pilus assembly protein has product MSARPRSRRPARLAGDDAEAGSAVVEFIAVTVLLLVPIVYLVLVLGRVQAASFAVEAAAREAGRAYTTAATPADGARGAVAAVDLALADQGFSAADGADALTLTCSSTPCLAPGSSVRVEVAVEVALPFVPSFVHSAVPLVIAVDAVQVAPVDAYRGAG; this is encoded by the coding sequence GTGAGCGCGCGCCCGCGGTCGCGCCGTCCGGCCCGCCTCGCTGGCGACGACGCCGAGGCCGGCAGCGCCGTCGTCGAGTTCATCGCAGTCACCGTGCTGCTCCTGGTGCCGATCGTCTACCTCGTGCTGGTGCTCGGCCGCGTGCAGGCCGCGAGCTTCGCGGTCGAGGCCGCCGCGCGCGAGGCCGGCCGCGCCTACACCACCGCCGCGACCCCGGCCGACGGCGCCCGCGGCGCGGTCGCGGCCGTGGACCTCGCGCTCGCCGACCAGGGCTTCTCGGCGGCCGACGGCGCGGACGCGCTCACGCTGACGTGCTCGAGCACGCCGTGCCTCGCGCCGGGCAGCAGCGTGCGCGTCGAGGTCGCGGTCGAGGTGGCGCTGCCGTTCGTGCCGTCGTTCGTCCACTCGGCCGTCCCGCTCGTGATCGCGGTCGACGCCGTGCAGGTCGCTCCCGTCGACGCCTACCGCGGGGCCGGCTGA
- a CDS encoding peptidoglycan DD-metalloendopeptidase family protein, producing the protein MRLHRTGHSRRSLVAGALATVLVALAAAAGPAFADDFDDQRAATEARAAAAAARAEELAASVEGLSAELGQAVLDLQATEARLPIAQAELATAQADLERTQREAALVTARLEDARSQESSITTTIEADGARAEEIRAAVGQMARRAYKGETAATSLSVVMDSTSTEDFVSQYGMVSTALRTQTKALDDLDQISATNKNSQARLAAIKVKVTELKAEADQKVVEADAAKAAAAARQAEIEQLIADQSARKAAIEAMRAQAESEQAQVDAERNTIASELADIIAKQRAAAEAARAAAQAAGKSAPAVAAPSGSVSGAIFGNPTSISPMHVTSEYGMRLHPTLGYVRLHAGIDLRTYCNTPEYAAADGTVQWAQNRFGFGNQVMIDHGTINGNSVMASYNHMTRFVVSGGQGVTKGQLIGYSGNTGTSAACHLHFEVYVNGSTVNPRPLLGL; encoded by the coding sequence ATGAGACTCCACCGCACCGGGCACTCCAGGCGCAGCCTCGTCGCCGGCGCCCTCGCGACGGTCCTCGTGGCGCTCGCCGCGGCGGCCGGCCCCGCGTTCGCGGACGACTTCGACGACCAGCGCGCCGCGACCGAGGCGCGCGCGGCGGCCGCCGCGGCGCGGGCGGAGGAGCTGGCGGCCTCGGTCGAGGGCCTGAGCGCCGAGCTCGGCCAGGCGGTGCTGGACCTGCAGGCGACCGAGGCGCGGCTGCCGATCGCCCAGGCCGAGCTCGCGACGGCGCAGGCCGACCTCGAGCGCACGCAGCGCGAGGCGGCACTGGTCACCGCGCGGCTCGAGGACGCGAGGTCGCAGGAGTCCAGCATCACCACGACGATCGAGGCCGACGGCGCGCGCGCGGAGGAGATCCGCGCCGCCGTCGGGCAGATGGCCCGGCGCGCGTACAAGGGCGAGACGGCCGCGACGAGCCTGAGCGTCGTGATGGACTCGACCAGCACCGAGGACTTCGTCAGCCAGTACGGCATGGTCTCGACGGCGCTGCGCACGCAGACCAAGGCGCTCGACGACCTCGACCAGATCTCCGCGACGAACAAGAACAGCCAGGCCCGCCTCGCCGCGATCAAGGTCAAGGTGACCGAGCTCAAGGCGGAGGCCGACCAGAAGGTCGTCGAGGCAGACGCGGCCAAGGCGGCCGCGGCGGCGCGCCAGGCCGAGATCGAGCAGCTCATCGCCGACCAGTCCGCCCGCAAGGCGGCCATCGAGGCGATGCGGGCGCAGGCCGAGTCCGAGCAGGCGCAGGTCGACGCCGAGCGCAACACCATCGCGAGCGAGCTCGCCGACATCATCGCCAAGCAGCGCGCGGCCGCCGAAGCTGCGCGCGCGGCCGCCCAGGCCGCCGGCAAGAGCGCCCCGGCGGTCGCCGCGCCGTCGGGCAGCGTGTCCGGCGCGATCTTCGGCAACCCGACCTCCATCAGCCCGATGCACGTGACGTCGGAGTACGGGATGCGCCTGCACCCCACGCTCGGCTACGTGCGGCTGCACGCCGGCATCGACCTGCGCACGTACTGCAACACCCCCGAGTACGCCGCGGCGGACGGGACCGTGCAGTGGGCGCAGAACCGGTTCGGGTTCGGAAACCAGGTCATGATCGACCACGGCACCATCAACGGGAACTCCGTGATGGCGAGCTACAACCACATGACCCGGTTCGTCGTGTCCGGCGGGCAGGGCGTGACCAAGGGACAGCTCATCGGGTACTCCGGCAACACGGGCACCTCGGCCGCCTGCCACCTGCACTTCGAGGTCTACGTCAACGGGTCGACCGTCAACCCGCGCCCGCTGCTCGGGCTGTAG
- the smpB gene encoding SsrA-binding protein SmpB produces the protein MVQDSGRKVVASNRKARHDYFIEDVFEAGLVLMGTEVKALRAGRASLVDGYCTIERGEAWLEGVHIPEYVQGTWTNHAPRRKRKMLMHRSEIDRLEAKTQEKGHTIVPLALYFLDGRAKVEIALARGKKEYDKRHTLREKQDTREAQRAIATHRDR, from the coding sequence ATGGTCCAGGATTCCGGACGCAAGGTGGTCGCCAGCAACCGCAAGGCTCGGCACGACTACTTCATCGAGGACGTGTTCGAGGCAGGCCTGGTGCTCATGGGCACCGAGGTCAAGGCGCTGCGCGCCGGGCGCGCGTCGCTCGTCGACGGGTACTGCACGATCGAGCGGGGCGAGGCCTGGCTCGAGGGCGTGCACATCCCCGAGTACGTGCAGGGCACCTGGACGAACCACGCGCCGCGGCGCAAGCGCAAGATGCTCATGCACCGCTCCGAGATCGACCGGCTCGAGGCCAAGACGCAGGAGAAGGGGCACACGATCGTGCCCCTGGCCCTGTACTTCCTCGACGGGCGCGCCAAGGTCGAGATCGCGCTCGCGCGAGGAAAGAAGGAGTACGACAAGCGACACACGCTCCGGGAGAAGCAGGACACGCGCGAGGCGCAGCGCGCGATCGCCACCCACCGTGACCGCTGA
- a CDS encoding pilus assembly protein TadG-related protein, producing MRARAGAGESGQILLLSIVFAVLALLLVTAVVSATSVHLERARLLVLADELALEAADSIDLDGFYRGREAVPDDGGVIPLTDAGVRRAAVDYLAAHRDVVGDLEGLTLEQAGTPDGRTARVTVTAIARPALISWVTAPWSDGIALRATSSARAW from the coding sequence GTGCGGGCCCGGGCAGGGGCAGGGGAGTCCGGCCAGATCCTGCTGCTGTCGATCGTCTTCGCCGTGCTCGCACTGCTGCTGGTCACCGCGGTGGTCTCCGCGACCAGCGTGCACCTGGAGCGCGCCCGGCTGCTGGTCCTGGCGGACGAGCTGGCGCTCGAGGCCGCCGACTCGATCGACCTCGACGGGTTCTATCGTGGCCGCGAGGCGGTCCCGGACGACGGCGGGGTGATCCCGCTCACCGACGCCGGGGTGCGCCGGGCCGCGGTCGACTACCTCGCCGCCCACCGCGACGTCGTCGGCGACCTCGAGGGGCTGACGCTCGAGCAGGCGGGCACGCCAGACGGCCGGACCGCGCGCGTGACCGTGACGGCGATCGCCCGGCCCGCGCTCATCAGCTGGGTCACGGCGCCGTGGTCGGACGGGATCGCGCTGCGGGCGACCTCGAGCGCGCGCGCCTGGTGA
- a CDS encoding IS110 family RNA-guided transposase → MQAIVAGIYQFVVGVDTHAATHTFAVVAAPNGALVDQVTFPTSPAGLRRALAWIARRTGGDLDAVLVAAEGTGSYGAVLSDVLGQAGYRVVEAPTPKRERGRGKTDALDAVLAARATMATPVTMLRDRRAGQVQAALAVLTVARDQLNADRLRCINALTAIVRSHDLGLDARRALTAPQVAAIAGWRRRDEGLGQATARVEAVRLAKRIVDLTAELGHNRDQVTEIVVQQAPELLDLPGVGPVTAAVILTVWSHPGRVRTEAAFAQIAGTCPIPASSGNTVRHRLNRGGDRRLNRAFNTIVLTRMRIDPDTRAYIDRRRAEGKTTKEIRRCLKRYTTRQIYRTLAVAHPTPEMITSAA, encoded by the coding sequence TTGCAGGCCATCGTGGCTGGCATCTACCAGTTCGTCGTCGGGGTAGATACCCACGCCGCTACCCACACCTTCGCTGTCGTCGCCGCCCCGAACGGTGCCCTGGTGGATCAGGTCACCTTCCCGACCTCGCCGGCAGGGTTGCGTCGCGCGCTGGCGTGGATCGCGCGGCGCACCGGCGGTGACCTCGACGCCGTGCTGGTCGCCGCAGAGGGCACCGGCTCCTACGGTGCTGTCCTGAGTGATGTGCTCGGCCAAGCGGGCTACCGAGTTGTGGAGGCACCGACACCCAAGCGTGAGCGGGGCCGGGGCAAGACCGACGCCCTGGACGCGGTACTCGCGGCCCGCGCGACGATGGCGACGCCCGTGACGATGCTGCGTGATCGTCGCGCGGGCCAGGTCCAGGCCGCGTTGGCGGTGCTGACCGTGGCGCGTGACCAGCTCAACGCCGACCGGCTGCGGTGCATCAACGCGCTCACCGCGATCGTGCGCAGCCACGACCTCGGTCTCGACGCACGGCGCGCCCTGACCGCACCCCAGGTCGCTGCGATCGCCGGCTGGCGGCGGCGCGACGAGGGCCTCGGCCAGGCGACGGCGCGGGTTGAGGCCGTCCGCCTCGCCAAGCGGATCGTCGACCTCACCGCCGAGCTCGGCCACAACCGCGACCAGGTCACCGAGATCGTCGTCCAGCAGGCACCCGAACTGCTCGACCTGCCTGGCGTCGGCCCGGTCACCGCCGCCGTGATCCTGACGGTCTGGTCCCACCCCGGCCGGGTCCGGACCGAGGCCGCATTCGCTCAGATCGCGGGCACCTGCCCGATCCCGGCATCCTCCGGCAACACGGTCCGCCATCGACTCAACCGCGGCGGCGACCGTCGACTCAACCGGGCGTTCAACACCATCGTGCTCACCCGCATGCGCATCGACCCTGACACCCGCGCCTACATCGACCGGCGCCGGGCCGAGGGCAAGACGACCAAGGAGATCCGCCGATGCCTCAAGCGCTACACCACCCGGCAGATCTACCGCACCCTGGCCGTCGCGCACCCAACTCCCGAGATGATCACCTCAGCGGCTTGA
- a CDS encoding restriction endonuclease — MLDFAELGGSGRKLEQLVRELLLQRGFDPQWSGVGPDGDRDLTFIERGSDLLGSKPRKWLVSCKDFSASGRAVGVDEANGVLEQVRHHAAQGFLLVCTTHPTASLVTRLESLERESSDGLVVHYWDDVVLERLLSTPRCWAIAQQFMPKTTDAWKIFATDSPNRWVAAHRGYYFRLSSRTAGGMRYDLESLDRRIDEIEAIASQLGVEIRLRAVWHNDTHGSGYTWYLDCISPYGDDLPNPETVLKSLGDGVAREDGQWHSFDIEHYNVSLSDHYDRDHYERYERLPAYL; from the coding sequence ATGCTTGACTTTGCGGAGCTTGGCGGTTCAGGTCGAAAGCTCGAACAACTGGTGCGCGAGCTTCTGCTGCAACGCGGCTTCGATCCGCAATGGAGCGGGGTAGGACCGGATGGTGACCGCGACCTAACGTTCATTGAGCGTGGTAGCGACCTGCTTGGTTCGAAGCCTCGAAAGTGGCTCGTGTCGTGCAAGGACTTCTCTGCGTCGGGCCGCGCTGTCGGGGTCGACGAAGCGAACGGAGTCCTCGAGCAGGTGCGGCATCACGCGGCACAGGGGTTCCTGCTGGTCTGCACCACCCACCCGACAGCTTCGCTCGTTACGCGTCTTGAGAGCCTTGAGCGAGAGAGTAGCGACGGCCTGGTTGTTCATTACTGGGACGACGTTGTGCTGGAGCGGCTGTTGTCGACTCCGCGGTGCTGGGCAATTGCGCAGCAGTTCATGCCCAAGACCACGGATGCGTGGAAGATATTTGCAACCGACAGCCCGAACCGCTGGGTCGCAGCGCACCGTGGCTACTACTTCCGTCTCAGTTCGCGGACCGCCGGGGGCATGCGATACGACCTCGAGTCGCTCGACCGACGTATCGATGAGATCGAGGCGATTGCGTCCCAGCTCGGGGTCGAGATACGGCTCCGCGCGGTCTGGCACAACGACACGCACGGGAGCGGCTACACCTGGTACCTGGACTGCATCTCGCCTTACGGCGACGACCTGCCAAACCCCGAGACTGTCCTCAAGTCGCTGGGTGACGGAGTCGCCAGGGAGGACGGGCAGTGGCACTCCTTTGACATCGAGCACTACAACGTGAGCCTGAGCGACCACTACGATCGCGACCACTACGAGAGGTACGAGCGTCTTCCTGCGTACTTGTAG
- the ftsX gene encoding permease-like cell division protein FtsX, whose amino-acid sequence MRLQFILSEIGLGLRRNLSMTISVILVTFVSLTFVGSAMLLQQQISQMKDDWYGKVEVSVFLCPRDSELPTCAGGEVTDDQRAAIQDELESPELAPYIQTVYFESKQEAFDSFQEKLSDQPWAQAVTADDMNSSYRVKLADPEKYQVVADILSGRQGVEEVLDQRRIFDKLFLVLNRATLLSVGLATVMLLAAVLLITTTIRLSAMSRRRETGIMRLVGASNLFIQLPFMLEGAIAATIGAGMAVGGLWLGVRYLVTEWLGTSVTFVDYIDTGNVLSIAPFLVAIAIVLATISSVVTLSRYTKV is encoded by the coding sequence GTGAGACTGCAGTTCATCCTGTCCGAAATAGGCCTCGGCCTGCGCCGCAACCTGTCGATGACCATCTCGGTCATCCTCGTGACGTTCGTGTCCCTCACGTTCGTCGGCTCGGCCATGCTCCTGCAGCAGCAGATCTCCCAGATGAAGGACGACTGGTACGGCAAGGTCGAGGTCTCGGTCTTCCTGTGCCCGCGGGACTCCGAGCTGCCCACGTGCGCGGGCGGCGAGGTGACGGACGACCAGCGGGCCGCGATCCAGGACGAGCTCGAGTCGCCCGAGCTCGCGCCGTACATCCAGACCGTCTACTTCGAGAGCAAGCAGGAGGCGTTCGACTCATTCCAGGAGAAGCTCTCGGACCAACCCTGGGCGCAGGCCGTCACGGCCGACGACATGAACTCCTCCTACCGCGTCAAGCTCGCCGACCCCGAGAAGTACCAGGTTGTCGCCGACATCCTGTCCGGCCGGCAGGGGGTCGAGGAGGTGCTCGACCAACGGCGCATCTTCGACAAGCTCTTCCTCGTGCTCAACCGCGCAACCCTGCTGTCCGTCGGGCTAGCGACGGTCATGCTGCTCGCCGCGGTGCTGCTGATCACGACCACGATCCGGCTGTCCGCGATGAGCCGACGGCGCGAGACGGGGATCATGCGGCTCGTCGGCGCGTCCAACCTTTTCATCCAGCTCCCGTTCATGCTGGAGGGTGCGATCGCGGCTACCATCGGCGCGGGGATGGCCGTAGGCGGCCTGTGGCTCGGCGTGCGCTACCTCGTCACGGAATGGCTCGGCACCTCGGTCACCTTCGTCGACTACATCGACACCGGCAATGTGCTGTCGATCGCACCGTTCCTGGTCGCCATCGCGATCGTGCTGGCCACGATCTCGTCGGTGGTCACCCTGAGCCGCTATACAAAGGTATGA
- a CDS encoding type II secretion system F family protein yields the protein MSASALGAAIGASGGLGLVLVASRLSARRVRFDDRVAPYLRSPRSASALLAGPELQTPFPTLERLIAPVMADGVRLVARLGSPSADLRRRLERAGRPESVEQFRAAQVVWGVLGLAAGLALALMAFAGRGTSLAVGAVLVVLGGLAGVVGRDQHLSRQVRGRQARMLAELPTVAELLALSVGAGEGPVGALERVVRTTRGALADELARTLADARAGTPLTQALRALADRTSLAPLTRFTEGVAIAIERGTPLAQVLRAQAQDVRESGRQALMEAGGRKEVAMMVPVVFLILPVTVAFAAFPSLVVLRLGQ from the coding sequence ATGAGCGCGTCGGCGCTCGGCGCCGCGATCGGCGCGTCCGGCGGGCTCGGGCTGGTGCTCGTCGCCTCACGGCTGTCCGCGCGGCGCGTGCGCTTCGACGATCGTGTCGCGCCATACCTGCGGTCCCCCCGATCGGCGTCGGCGCTCCTGGCCGGGCCCGAGCTCCAGACGCCGTTCCCGACCCTCGAGCGCCTCATTGCGCCCGTGATGGCCGACGGAGTCCGGCTCGTCGCCCGACTCGGCTCGCCGTCCGCCGACCTGCGGCGCCGGCTCGAACGCGCCGGGCGACCCGAGTCGGTCGAGCAGTTCCGGGCAGCCCAGGTCGTGTGGGGCGTGCTCGGCCTCGCCGCGGGACTCGCGCTCGCGCTGATGGCGTTCGCGGGCCGCGGGACCTCGCTCGCGGTGGGCGCCGTCCTCGTCGTGCTCGGCGGCCTCGCCGGCGTGGTCGGCCGCGACCAGCACCTCAGCCGTCAGGTGCGCGGCCGGCAGGCGCGGATGCTCGCCGAGCTGCCCACCGTCGCCGAGCTGCTCGCGCTGTCCGTTGGCGCGGGGGAGGGTCCGGTCGGCGCCCTGGAGCGCGTGGTCCGGACCACGCGCGGCGCCCTCGCCGACGAGCTCGCCCGTACGCTCGCGGACGCGCGCGCGGGAACCCCGCTCACCCAGGCGCTGCGGGCGCTCGCGGACCGGACGTCGCTGGCGCCGCTGACCCGCTTCACCGAGGGCGTCGCGATCGCGATCGAGCGCGGCACGCCGCTCGCGCAGGTGCTGCGGGCGCAGGCCCAGGACGTGCGCGAGTCCGGGCGGCAGGCCCTGATGGAGGCCGGCGGGCGAAAAGAGGTCGCCATGATGGTTCCGGTTGTTTTTCTTATATTGCCCGTCACTGTCGCTTTTGCCGCTTTTCCAAGCCTCGTTGTTCTTCGGCTCGGCCAATGA
- a CDS encoding type II secretion system F family protein yields MGVVAGLLLGTGLFCVWWSWWAPGPPRPPRRGGWGERTQDLLVQAGAPGVTPRALIGTSIGLALVVLLLGTAATRSPAIAACFAAMAALGPTTLVRSRARRRRAALRDVWPEVVDHLTSGVRAGLSLPEAVSQLAERGPVGLRAAFASFAEDYRATGRFGDCLDALKARLADPVADRIVEALRITRDVGGTDLGRLLRTLSTFLREDARTRGELEARQSWTVNAARLAVAAPWIVLALLATRPEAAEAFNTVAGGVVLATGAACSTVAYWLMIRIGRLPEDERVLR; encoded by the coding sequence ATGGGGGTCGTGGCGGGCCTGCTGCTCGGGACGGGACTGTTCTGCGTGTGGTGGTCGTGGTGGGCGCCGGGACCGCCCCGGCCCCCGCGGCGCGGCGGCTGGGGCGAGCGCACCCAGGACCTGCTCGTCCAGGCAGGTGCGCCGGGGGTCACGCCCCGGGCACTGATCGGGACCTCGATCGGCCTGGCGCTCGTCGTGCTGCTGCTCGGCACGGCGGCGACCCGCTCGCCCGCGATCGCCGCGTGCTTCGCGGCGATGGCGGCGCTCGGGCCGACGACGCTCGTGCGTTCGCGTGCGCGCCGCCGCCGTGCCGCCTTGCGGGACGTCTGGCCGGAGGTCGTCGACCACCTCACCTCCGGCGTCCGCGCCGGGCTGTCCCTGCCGGAGGCGGTCAGCCAGCTCGCCGAGCGCGGCCCGGTCGGCTTGCGCGCGGCGTTCGCAAGCTTCGCGGAGGACTACCGCGCGACCGGGCGCTTCGGCGACTGTCTCGACGCGCTCAAGGCCCGGCTCGCCGACCCCGTCGCCGACCGCATCGTCGAGGCGCTGCGGATCACGCGCGACGTCGGCGGCACCGACCTCGGCCGCCTGCTGCGCACCCTGTCGACGTTCCTGCGCGAGGACGCGCGCACCCGCGGCGAGCTCGAGGCGCGGCAGAGCTGGACCGTCAACGCGGCCCGGCTCGCGGTGGCCGCCCCGTGGATCGTGCTCGCGCTGCTCGCGACCCGTCCGGAGGCGGCCGAGGCGTTCAACACCGTCGCGGGCGGCGTCGTGCTCGCGACCGGGGCCGCCTGCTCCACGGTGGCGTACTGGCTGATGATCCGGATCGGGCGGCTGCCCGAGGACGAGCGGGTGCTCCGATGA